A single region of the Hippopotamus amphibius kiboko isolate mHipAmp2 chromosome 6, mHipAmp2.hap2, whole genome shotgun sequence genome encodes:
- the LOC130854833 gene encoding cytochrome P450 2K6-like — translation MSAWHQGQVLGRLSSLSHTSSSLQGTAILPNLASVLYDPEYWETPEPFNPGHILDKDGNFLAKEAFLPFSAGQRVCLGDQLARMELFLMFTTLLRTFWFQLPEGSPGLRLEYISGGTRQPQPQKICAVPRLNCRNPGAREEDL, via the exons ATGTCAGCCTGGCATCAGGGCCAGGTGCTGGGTCGGCTGAGCTCTCTGAGCCACACAAGCTCCTCTCTGCAGGGCACCGCCATCTTGCCCAACCTGGCCTCTGTGCTCTATGACCCTGAGTACTGGGAGACCCCCGAACCGTTCAACCCTGGCCACATCCTGGACAAGGATGGAAATTTCCTGGCCAAAGAGGCCTTCCTGCCATTCTCTGCAG GGCAGCGGGTGTGCCTAGGGGACCAGTTGGCTCGGATGGAGCTCTTCTTGATGTTCACTACCCTCCTCAGGACCTTTTGGTTCCAACTACCAGAGGGGAGCCCAGGGCTCAGGCTGGAGTACATCTCTGGGGGCACtcggcagccccagccccagaaaATCTGTGCTGTGCCCCGTCTGAACTGCCGCAACCCAGGTGCTAGAGAGGAGGATCTGTAG